A window of Proteus columbae contains these coding sequences:
- the dppA gene encoding dipeptide ABC transporter periplasmic-binding protein DppA, giving the protein MKSSKRQTGILTATIGLLALAVSAGVQAKTLVYCSEGSPEGFNPQLFTSGTTYDASSVPIYDRLVEFKLGTTEIIPGLAESWDVSDDGKVYTFHLRKGVNWHSSKTFKPTREFNADDVMHTFMRQMDPKHPYHKVSGGSYEYFSGMDMNNMIEKIEKVDDHTVRFVLTRSEAPFIADMAMDFASILSAEYADNMMKAGTPEKVDLDPIGTGPFQLQQYQKDSRILYKANDQYWGKKPDIDRLVFSITPDASVRYAKLQKGECQAMPFPNPADIAKMKQNSDINLLEQPGLNVGYISFNVEKKPLDNQKVRQALSMAVNKDAIIEAVYQGAGQKAKNLIPPTMWGYNDDIVDYEYNPEKAKALLKEAGLADGFTIDLWAMPVQRPYNPNARRMAEMVQADWEKIGVKTKIVSYEWGEYLKRAKSGEHQAVMMGWTGDNGDPDNFFATLFSCAAKEQGSNYSKWCYKPFEDLIQPARVAADHEKRVELYKQAQVVMHDQAPALIIAHSTVYEPVSKKVENYVVDPLGKHHFENVSLK; this is encoded by the coding sequence ATGAAAAGCTCCAAAAGACAGACAGGAATTTTGACCGCTACAATCGGATTGCTCGCATTAGCTGTTTCTGCGGGTGTGCAGGCCAAAACATTGGTGTATTGCTCTGAAGGTTCACCTGAAGGATTTAACCCTCAGTTATTTACCTCTGGAACAACCTATGACGCAAGTTCAGTGCCTATCTATGACCGTTTAGTTGAATTTAAACTGGGTACAACAGAAATTATTCCGGGCTTAGCTGAAAGCTGGGATGTAAGCGATGATGGAAAAGTGTATACCTTCCATTTGCGTAAAGGCGTGAATTGGCATAGTAGTAAAACCTTTAAGCCAACGCGTGAATTTAATGCGGATGACGTGATGCACACGTTTATGCGTCAAATGGATCCAAAACATCCTTACCATAAAGTCTCTGGCGGAAGTTATGAATACTTCTCCGGCATGGATATGAACAACATGATCGAGAAAATCGAGAAAGTTGATGATCATACCGTTCGTTTTGTTTTAACTCGTTCAGAGGCACCTTTTATTGCTGATATGGCAATGGACTTTGCATCCATATTATCTGCTGAATATGCGGATAATATGATGAAAGCAGGTACACCTGAGAAAGTGGATCTAGATCCTATCGGTACAGGGCCTTTTCAATTACAGCAATATCAAAAAGATTCTCGTATTCTTTATAAAGCCAATGACCAATATTGGGGTAAAAAACCAGATATTGACCGTTTAGTCTTCTCTATCACACCTGATGCCTCTGTACGATATGCAAAACTGCAAAAAGGTGAGTGTCAGGCAATGCCTTTCCCAAATCCTGCTGATATTGCGAAGATGAAACAAAATAGCGATATCAATCTATTAGAACAACCAGGCTTAAACGTGGGTTATATCTCTTTTAACGTTGAGAAAAAACCATTGGATAACCAAAAAGTTCGCCAAGCATTAAGTATGGCGGTGAATAAAGACGCCATTATTGAAGCGGTTTATCAAGGTGCAGGCCAGAAGGCGAAAAACCTCATTCCTCCTACAATGTGGGGTTATAACGATGACATCGTTGATTACGAATATAACCCTGAAAAAGCGAAAGCACTGCTAAAAGAAGCTGGTCTTGCAGATGGTTTTACTATCGATTTATGGGCAATGCCAGTACAGCGCCCTTATAACCCAAATGCCCGCCGTATGGCTGAAATGGTACAAGCGGATTGGGAAAAAATTGGCGTTAAAACCAAAATTGTAAGTTACGAGTGGGGCGAATATCTCAAGCGTGCTAAATCTGGCGAACACCAAGCAGTCATGATGGGTTGGACTGGTGATAACGGGGATCCTGATAACTTCTTCGCTACGCTATTTAGTTGTGCGGCAAAAGAGCAAGGATCGAACTATTCAAAATGGTGCTATAAGCCATTTGAAGATCTGATCCAGCCTGCACGAGTAGCCGCCGATCACGAAAAACGTGTTGAACTCTACAAACAAGCTCAAGTTGTTATGCAT
- a CDS encoding DUF5339 family protein yields MKQCWWGVALLLLSTTLPAQASTAHACRVYFKEADKFIQYISQREDLKHNMPEIKANFEQSKKQIMTAPLADQKVICDKEMQELNSLNKMFGPKEETVLNK; encoded by the coding sequence ATGAAACAATGTTGGTGGGGTGTCGCACTACTTTTATTGTCAACCACACTTCCAGCTCAAGCATCTACAGCTCATGCTTGCCGAGTGTACTTTAAAGAAGCGGATAAATTTATTCAGTACATTTCTCAAAGAGAAGATCTAAAACATAATATGCCGGAGATTAAGGCTAACTTCGAGCAAAGCAAAAAGCAGATAATGACAGCGCCTTTGGCAGACCAAAAAGTAATATGTGACAAGGAAATGCAAGAGCTTAATAGTTTGAATAAGATGTTTGGCCCTAAAGAAGAAACAGTGCTAAATAAATAA
- a CDS encoding YceK/YidQ family lipoprotein encodes MIFRTTSKNLTLVTFLTTLLTGCSSVMTHAGPNKELYSGTKNNMTMLKDDETGWAMKPLVILDLPFSAVLDTLLLPYDYYTQGDDKSDNSPKERIKRLESTTVNNSHENKN; translated from the coding sequence ATGATATTCAGAACGACAAGTAAAAATTTAACATTAGTCACATTTTTGACGACATTACTGACAGGTTGCTCAAGTGTTATGACTCATGCAGGCCCGAATAAAGAACTTTATTCAGGGACAAAAAATAACATGACAATGCTAAAAGATGATGAAACTGGATGGGCAATGAAACCATTAGTTATTCTCGATCTCCCTTTTAGTGCCGTATTAGATACTTTATTATTACCTTATGATTATTATACTCAGGGTGATGATAAAAGTGATAATTCACCTAAAGAGCGCATAAAAAGATTGGAAAGCACAACTGTGAATAATAGTCATGAAAATAAGAATTAA
- a CDS encoding putative transporter, with protein MSDIALTMVMLSLAGALGLWIGNIKIYRVSLGIGGVLFGGIIIGHFAQHYNLSLNAQTLHFIQEFGLILFVYTIGIQVGPGFFSSLRVSGLKLNAFAILIILLGSIITASIYRLFDVPLPIILGIFSGAVTNTPSLGAGQQILTDLHVDPTSVGQMGMGYAMAYPMGICGILLVMWLIRVFFKINIDEEAKAFSNQQHSTKDALHTINIAIKNPNLDGLLMQDIPLLNEDAIVCSRLKRGDNIMVPMPSTIIQLGDLLHIVGSKEDLNKVRLVLGEEVDASLSTSTNLLQSVRVVVTNDSVLSKRLKDLDLKRKYDVVVTRLNRAGIELIPSNNSMLQFGDILNVVGRPESIEAITVLLGNARQKLEQVQMLPVFIGIGLGVLLGSIPIFIPGIPVALKLGLAGGPLVVALILGRIGTFGKLYWFMPPSANLALRELGIVMFLAVVGLNSGGEFVETLINGQGLSWIGYGILITLLPLLIVGVIARVFFKLNYLSLCGMLAGSMTDPPALAFANSIHSSSGAAALSYATVYPLAMFLRIITPQLMALIIWTL; from the coding sequence ATGAGTGATATTGCATTAACAATGGTGATGTTGTCATTAGCAGGCGCTCTAGGTCTTTGGATTGGCAATATCAAAATTTATCGGGTCAGCCTAGGGATAGGTGGTGTTCTTTTCGGTGGAATTATTATTGGCCACTTTGCTCAACACTATAACTTATCTCTTAATGCACAAACCCTTCATTTTATTCAAGAATTTGGGCTTATTCTTTTCGTTTATACTATTGGTATCCAAGTCGGCCCTGGTTTTTTTTCCTCACTACGTGTTTCGGGCTTAAAACTAAACGCCTTTGCCATATTAATTATTCTTCTTGGCTCAATCATAACCGCGTCTATTTACCGTCTATTTGACGTTCCTTTGCCTATTATTTTGGGTATTTTCTCGGGTGCTGTTACCAACACCCCTTCTTTAGGTGCAGGACAACAAATACTGACAGATCTACATGTTGACCCAACATCTGTGGGGCAAATGGGGATGGGCTATGCCATGGCTTATCCTATGGGGATCTGTGGCATTCTGCTAGTAATGTGGCTTATTCGTGTGTTCTTTAAAATCAACATTGATGAAGAAGCAAAAGCTTTTAGCAACCAACAACACAGCACTAAAGATGCACTACATACCATTAATATTGCGATTAAAAATCCCAATTTAGATGGCTTATTAATGCAAGATATTCCTCTGCTCAATGAGGACGCCATCGTCTGCTCCCGTTTAAAGCGTGGAGATAACATTATGGTACCTATGCCATCAACGATTATTCAGTTGGGAGATTTACTGCATATTGTGGGTTCAAAAGAAGATCTCAATAAAGTACGCCTAGTACTTGGTGAAGAGGTCGATGCTTCACTTTCAACATCAACAAATTTACTGCAATCAGTGCGGGTCGTTGTAACGAATGATTCTGTACTCAGTAAGCGTTTAAAAGATCTGGATCTGAAAAGAAAATACGATGTTGTAGTGACTCGATTGAACCGCGCAGGTATCGAACTTATTCCAAGCAATAATAGTATGTTGCAATTCGGGGATATTCTTAATGTCGTTGGACGTCCTGAATCTATTGAAGCTATTACAGTCCTGTTAGGTAACGCTCGTCAGAAATTAGAACAAGTTCAAATGCTCCCTGTCTTTATTGGTATCGGCTTAGGGGTTTTACTTGGCTCTATTCCTATTTTTATTCCCGGCATTCCTGTGGCGCTTAAACTGGGATTAGCTGGTGGTCCCCTTGTCGTTGCCTTAATTTTAGGGCGTATTGGTACATTTGGTAAGCTCTATTGGTTTATGCCTCCAAGTGCAAACTTGGCATTGCGAGAACTGGGTATTGTCATGTTTCTTGCGGTGGTAGGGCTAAACTCTGGCGGTGAATTTGTTGAAACACTCATTAATGGTCAAGGCTTGAGTTGGATTGGCTACGGTATTTTGATTACGTTATTACCGTTATTAATTGTTGGTGTGATCGCCAGAGTCTTCTTTAAGCTTAATTATTTAAGTCTCTGCGGAATGTTAGCAGGCTCAATGACCGATCCCCCTGCATTAGCCTTCGCAAACTCAATTCATAGCTCAAGTGGAGCTGCCGCGCTTTCCTATGCCACAGTCTACCCTTTAGCAATGTTTTTACGCATCATAACACCACAATTGATGGCACTTATCATATGGACTTTGTAG
- a CDS encoding valine--pyruvate transaminase: MTQLSQFGQKFAQHSGIARLMQDLNEGIRTPGAVMLGGGNPAHIPEMDNYFRQLLKEMTENGSLSDAVCNYDGPQGKDAMLQALAACLKEKLGWNISAKNIALTNGSQSAFFYLFNLLGGTTKDGKKRKILFPIAPEYIGYTDSGLEEDLFVANKPTIEMLPNGQFKYHVDFAHLEISDDIAAICVSRPTNPTGNVITDDEVEKLEALAKRHNIPLIIDNAYGVPFPGIIFTQATPRWNDNTILCMSLSKLGLPGARCGIIIASEELISAITNVNGIISLAPGGIGPAMALEMLKRDDLMRLSQDVIGPFYHQRVLETIHIIRRYLPEERCLIHKPEGAIFLWLWFKDLPVSCEELYRRLKKRGVLMVPGHYFFPGLEDSWDHAHQCMRMNYVPEPELIEKGIKILAEEIENIYQPVNI, from the coding sequence ATGACTCAACTATCACAATTTGGGCAAAAGTTTGCTCAGCATTCAGGCATTGCTCGCTTGATGCAAGACTTAAATGAAGGTATTCGCACACCTGGCGCAGTGATGCTCGGGGGGGGAAATCCTGCTCATATTCCTGAAATGGATAATTATTTTCGTCAATTACTTAAAGAGATGACAGAAAATGGCTCATTAAGTGATGCGGTTTGTAACTATGATGGCCCACAAGGTAAAGATGCCATGTTACAAGCGCTGGCGGCATGTTTAAAAGAGAAGCTAGGCTGGAATATTTCGGCGAAAAATATTGCACTAACTAATGGCAGCCAAAGTGCTTTTTTCTATCTGTTTAATTTATTAGGTGGTACAACCAAGGATGGGAAAAAACGTAAAATTCTTTTTCCAATCGCCCCTGAATACATTGGTTATACTGATTCTGGATTAGAAGAAGATCTGTTTGTTGCGAATAAGCCAACAATAGAAATGTTACCGAATGGGCAATTTAAATATCATGTTGATTTTGCTCATCTTGAAATCAGTGATGATATTGCGGCTATTTGTGTTTCAAGACCAACAAACCCAACGGGTAATGTTATTACAGATGACGAAGTTGAAAAGCTAGAGGCTTTAGCTAAACGGCACAATATCCCTCTGATTATAGATAATGCTTATGGTGTCCCTTTTCCGGGTATTATTTTTACTCAAGCAACACCTCGTTGGAATGACAACACTATCCTTTGTATGAGTCTATCTAAGTTAGGCTTACCAGGAGCGCGTTGTGGCATTATTATCGCCAGTGAAGAGCTGATTTCAGCCATTACAAATGTTAACGGCATTATTAGCCTCGCACCCGGTGGAATTGGGCCTGCAATGGCATTAGAAATGCTAAAACGCGATGATTTAATGCGGTTATCCCAAGACGTGATAGGGCCTTTTTATCATCAACGAGTACTTGAAACTATTCATATTATTCGCCGCTATTTACCTGAAGAACGTTGTCTTATTCATAAGCCTGAAGGTGCAATCTTTTTATGGCTTTGGTTTAAAGACTTACCTGTTTCTTGTGAAGAGCTTTATCGTCGTTTGAAAAAACGTGGCGTATTAATGGTGCCGGGACATTACTTCTTTCCGGGATTAGAAGATTCATGGGATCACGCTCATCAATGTATGCGAATGAATTACGTACCTGAGCCTGAATTGATTGAGAAAGGAATAAAAATTCTGGCTGAAGAAATCGAGAATATCTATCAGCCAGTGAATATCTAA
- a CDS encoding DNA-3-methyladenine glycosylase I — protein sequence MNKRRCDWVTSDPEYLAYHDEEWGKPERDKYKLFEMICLEGQQAGLSWYTVLKKREGFRRCFFDFSPEKIAKMTDKDVEALLQNPAIIRHQGKINAIINNARIFMAMEEQGEDFSQFIWQFIDNKPIINQWNDISQVPASTDISDKMAKALKKKGFKFVGTTTCYAFMQAVGMVNDHILSCFCRQEENKNTNKK from the coding sequence ATGAATAAGCGGCGTTGCGATTGGGTAACCAGTGATCCTGAATATTTGGCATATCATGATGAAGAATGGGGTAAACCTGAACGAGATAAGTACAAACTTTTTGAAATGATCTGCCTTGAAGGTCAACAAGCAGGGCTATCTTGGTATACCGTGCTTAAGAAAAGAGAAGGTTTTCGTCGTTGTTTTTTTGATTTTTCACCTGAAAAAATTGCCAAAATGACAGATAAGGATGTTGAGGCCTTATTGCAAAATCCCGCAATTATTCGTCATCAAGGAAAAATTAACGCCATTATTAATAACGCACGTATTTTTATGGCAATGGAAGAACAAGGTGAAGACTTTAGTCAGTTTATTTGGCAATTTATTGATAATAAACCCATTATTAATCAGTGGAACGATATTTCTCAGGTACCCGCATCAACTGACATCTCAGATAAAATGGCTAAAGCCTTAAAGAAAAAAGGCTTCAAATTTGTTGGCACAACAACTTGCTACGCTTTTATGCAAGCCGTTGGTATGGTAAATGACCATATTCTCTCTTGTTTTTGTCGCCAAGAAGAGAATAAAAACACCAATAAAAAGTAA
- the glyQ gene encoding glycine--tRNA ligase subunit alpha — protein MQKFDTKTFQGLILTLQDYWARQGCTIVQPLDMEVGAGTSHPMTCLRALGPEPIAAAYVQPSRRPTDGRYGENPNRLQHYYQFQVIIKPSPDNIQELYLGSLRELGLDPTIHDIRFVEDNWENPTLGAWGLGWEVWLNGMEVTQFTYFQQVGGLECKPVTGEITYGLERLAMYIQGVDSVYDLVWCDGPLGKTTYGDIYHQNEVEQSTYNFEYADVDFLFSCFEQYEKEARELLELEKPLPLPAYERILKAGHTFNLLDARKAISVTERQRYILRIRTLTKAVAEAYYASREALGFPMCKK, from the coding sequence ATGCAAAAGTTTGATACCAAAACCTTTCAAGGTCTTATCCTGACACTGCAGGATTACTGGGCTCGCCAGGGCTGTACCATTGTCCAACCATTAGATATGGAAGTGGGCGCAGGCACATCGCACCCAATGACTTGTTTACGAGCATTAGGTCCAGAGCCTATTGCTGCGGCTTATGTACAGCCTTCTCGTCGTCCAACAGATGGACGTTACGGTGAAAACCCTAACCGCTTACAGCACTATTACCAATTCCAAGTTATCATTAAGCCATCACCTGATAATATTCAGGAACTTTATCTTGGCTCATTAAGAGAATTAGGTTTAGACCCAACAATTCATGATATTCGTTTTGTTGAAGATAACTGGGAAAACCCAACTTTAGGTGCTTGGGGCTTAGGCTGGGAAGTTTGGCTCAACGGCATGGAAGTAACGCAGTTTACCTATTTCCAACAAGTTGGTGGATTAGAGTGCAAACCTGTTACGGGTGAAATCACTTACGGTTTAGAACGTCTTGCCATGTATATTCAAGGTGTTGATAGCGTTTATGACTTAGTTTGGTGTGATGGCCCATTAGGTAAAACCACTTATGGTGATATCTATCATCAAAACGAAGTTGAGCAATCAACCTATAACTTTGAATACGCAGACGTAGACTTCCTGTTTTCTTGCTTTGAGCAATATGAAAAAGAAGCTCGTGAGTTGTTAGAGTTAGAAAAACCTCTGCCTTTACCCGCCTATGAACGTATTTTAAAAGCAGGACACACCTTTAACTTATTGGATGCACGTAAAGCTATCTCTGTGACAGAACGCCAGCGTTATATTTTACGTATCCGTACTTTAACCAAAGCAGTTGCTGAAGCATATTATGCTTCTCGTGAAGCGCTTGGTTTCCCTATGTGTAAAAAGTAA
- the glyS gene encoding glycine--tRNA ligase subunit beta, whose protein sequence is MTTETFLVEIGTEELPPKALRSLAESFAANFTAELDNANITHGDVSWFAAPRRLAIKVANMAKSQADRTIEKRGPAIAQAFDADGKPTKAAEGWARGNGITVDQAERLSTDKGEWLFYRAEVKGEAVNQLLIGMVSNALSKLPIPKLMRWGDKETHFVRPVHTVTLLLGDTVIDGEILGIQSDRVIRGHRFMGEAEFTIDNADQYPEILYERGKVIADYETRKSIILHDARLAAEKLGGIADLSDSLVEEVTSLVEWPVVLTAKFEEKFLEVPAEALVYTMKGDQKYFPVYDKQGGLLPNFIFVTNIESSDPQQIISGNEKVVRPRLADAEFFFKTDRKQRLEDNLPRLETVLFQKDLGTLRDKTDRIQALAGFIAGKMGADVNKATRAGLLSKCDLMTNMVFEFTDTQGVMGMHYARHDGEAEEVAVALKEQYQPRFAGDELPSNPVASTLAIAEKMDTLAGIFGIGQHPKGDKDPFALRRASLGVLRIIVEQDLPLDIEELTQEAVRLYGDKLTNKNVVSDVVEFMLGRFRSWYQELGYSIDTIQAVLARRPTQPADFNARVKAVTYFRTLEEASALAEANKRVSNILAKSADVKLNDTVLASVLKAPEEVQLAANLSVLQDKLAPLFAERKYQEALVELASLRDVVNNFFDKVMVMDEDEAIRINRLTMLSQLRELFLKVADISVLQ, encoded by the coding sequence ATGACAACTGAGACTTTCCTCGTGGAAATCGGCACAGAAGAATTACCGCCGAAAGCGCTTCGTTCTTTAGCCGAATCTTTTGCTGCTAATTTTACTGCTGAACTGGATAACGCAAATATCACTCATGGTGATGTATCTTGGTTTGCAGCTCCTCGCCGTTTAGCCATTAAAGTGGCCAATATGGCAAAATCACAAGCAGATAGAACCATTGAAAAACGTGGTCCTGCGATTGCTCAAGCATTTGATGCTGATGGTAAACCAACAAAAGCAGCTGAAGGTTGGGCAAGAGGTAATGGCATTACTGTTGATCAAGCAGAGCGCTTATCAACAGATAAAGGCGAATGGTTATTTTATCGTGCAGAAGTAAAAGGTGAAGCGGTTAACCAATTACTGATTGGCATGGTAAGCAATGCGTTATCAAAATTACCAATTCCAAAATTAATGCGCTGGGGCGATAAAGAAACTCACTTTGTACGCCCTGTTCATACTGTCACCTTATTATTAGGTGATACTGTTATTGATGGTGAAATTTTAGGTATCCAAAGCGATCGCGTTATTCGTGGTCACCGCTTTATGGGTGAAGCTGAATTCACTATTGATAATGCGGATCAATATCCTGAAATTCTGTATGAGCGCGGAAAAGTGATTGCTGATTACGAAACGCGTAAATCAATTATTCTTCATGACGCTCGCCTTGCGGCTGAAAAACTTGGCGGTATTGCAGATTTAAGCGATAGCTTAGTCGAAGAAGTCACTTCATTGGTTGAATGGCCGGTTGTGTTAACAGCAAAATTTGAGGAAAAATTCCTTGAAGTCCCTGCTGAAGCACTGGTTTATACCATGAAAGGTGACCAAAAATACTTCCCTGTTTATGACAAACAAGGTGGATTATTACCAAACTTTATTTTCGTCACTAATATTGAATCTTCTGATCCACAGCAGATCATTAGCGGTAACGAAAAAGTGGTACGTCCTCGCTTAGCTGATGCCGAGTTCTTCTTTAAAACTGACCGTAAACAACGTTTAGAAGATAACTTACCACGCCTTGAAACCGTATTATTCCAAAAAGATTTAGGCACACTGCGTGATAAAACTGACCGTATTCAAGCATTAGCTGGCTTTATTGCGGGCAAAATGGGTGCTGATGTTAATAAAGCAACCCGTGCAGGTTTACTGTCAAAATGTGACTTAATGACCAATATGGTGTTCGAATTCACAGATACCCAAGGTGTTATGGGTATGCATTATGCGCGTCATGATGGTGAAGCCGAAGAAGTCGCAGTTGCATTGAAAGAACAATATCAGCCTCGTTTCGCGGGTGATGAATTACCTTCTAATCCTGTTGCTAGCACCCTCGCTATTGCAGAGAAGATGGATACACTTGCGGGTATTTTCGGTATTGGTCAACATCCTAAAGGGGATAAAGACCCATTTGCTCTGCGTCGTGCATCACTGGGTGTTTTACGTATTATCGTTGAGCAAGATTTACCATTAGATATTGAAGAGCTGACTCAAGAAGCGGTTCGCCTTTACGGTGACAAACTGACTAATAAAAATGTGGTCAGTGATGTGGTCGAATTTATGTTAGGTCGTTTCCGTTCTTGGTATCAAGAACTGGGTTACAGCATTGACACTATTCAAGCAGTATTAGCACGTCGTCCAACACAACCTGCTGACTTCAATGCTCGTGTTAAAGCAGTAACTTATTTCCGCACATTAGAGGAAGCCTCTGCATTAGCAGAAGCCAATAAACGTGTTTCTAATATCCTAGCTAAATCAGCTGATGTAAAACTGAATGACACCGTTTTAGCTTCCGTCTTAAAAGCACCAGAAGAAGTTCAATTAGCGGCTAATCTTTCTGTATTACAAGATAAATTGGCACCTTTATTTGCAGAACGCAAATATCAAGAAGCATTAGTTGAACTGGCCTCATTACGTGATGTGGTCAATAACTTCTTTGATAAAGTCATGGTAATGGATGAAGACGAGGCTATTCGTATCAACCGTTTAACCATGTTAAGTCAATTGCGTGAACTGTTCTTAAAAGTCGCAGATATTTCTGTTTTACAATAA
- a CDS encoding endonuclease/exonuclease/phosphatase family protein, which produces MELNLCWWNMGLSPPIRSSKKINIEDIGLAKQYLGKMIKKRALDIVALCEISKKENLDFKQLACELNMEYIDLSGRIGRIFIDISIMYKMSKLEFISSKFLTKLQPDNRTIRVGVSVVFKEIENQKIITFFLSHWPSVLSADDKIRRIAAQELRNSIDKLFENQGKEAQIICMGDYNTEPYSDSMINTLYATRDYHIIKKKRELLFNPFWYLLSDKKTNNLGTYYYNSASMSRWYVFDQMIFSSSFLYGKEDCFKLDLEQIDFYRILNDDNHCLDDIFFKKFDHYPIFCRISHER; this is translated from the coding sequence ATGGAATTGAATTTATGCTGGTGGAATATGGGATTATCTCCACCAATAAGATCAAGTAAGAAAATAAATATAGAAGATATTGGATTAGCAAAACAATATCTTGGGAAAATGATAAAAAAAAGAGCACTGGATATAGTTGCACTTTGTGAGATTTCTAAAAAAGAAAACCTAGATTTTAAACAATTAGCATGTGAATTAAATATGGAATACATTGATTTATCAGGAAGAATAGGGCGTATATTTATTGATATATCTATAATGTATAAGATGAGTAAATTAGAGTTTATCTCAAGTAAATTTTTAACTAAGCTTCAACCTGATAATAGAACAATAAGAGTCGGTGTAAGTGTTGTATTTAAAGAGATTGAAAATCAAAAAATAATCACATTCTTTTTATCTCACTGGCCATCAGTACTCAGTGCTGATGATAAAATCAGACGTATAGCCGCCCAAGAGTTGAGGAATAGTATTGATAAGCTATTTGAAAACCAAGGGAAAGAGGCTCAAATTATTTGTATGGGAGATTATAATACAGAGCCTTATTCTGATTCGATGATTAATACATTATATGCAACGAGAGATTACCACATAATAAAAAAGAAAAGAGAGTTATTATTTAATCCATTTTGGTATCTTTTGTCTGATAAGAAAACAAATAATTTAGGTACGTATTATTATAATTCAGCTTCAATGAGTCGATGGTATGTTTTTGATCAAATGATCTTCTCTTCATCATTTTTATATGGAAAAGAAGATTGTTTTAAGTTAGATCTCGAGCAGATTGATTTTTATCGGATACTCAATGATGACAATCACTGCCTTGATGATATTTTCTTTAAAAAGTTTGATCATTATCCAATATTTTGTAGGATTTCACATGAACGATGA